CAGCCGTGCTGGGGTTGTCTCCTTCATTGGTCAAGAGCGTGTTGGGGTTGTCTTTTCTTTCGGCCTGGTTCATCTGGCTCAGGTTCATTTCGCCTTTGCCGTAGAACATGTTCATGCCGGCGTTCACGTTCACACCCAGTTTCCCCGACTTCACGCTTACGTTGGCGTTGCCGTTGCTGGCGCGGGTACCGGTGGTCAAGGTGGTGGAGCCCGTTACGCCCTGCAGGTTGTTTTTCTTGGTCACAATGTTGATGATACCGGCGGTGCCTTCAGCGTCATATTTAGCCGATGGGCTGGTCACCACCTCTACGTTTTTGATCACGTCTGCCGGAATCTGCTTAAGCGCGTCTGCTACGTTCCCCGCCATCATAGTAGACGGCTTGCCATTGATGAGCACGCGCACGTTGCCGCTGCCGCGCATTTGCAGGTTGCCGTCCTGGTCCAATGAAACCGACGGTACTTTGCGCATCACATCGGCGGCGGTGCCCCCGGTGTTGGTGATGTCTTTTTCGGCGTTGTAGACCATGCGGTCCACTTTGTCTTCAATGAGAGGCTTTTCACCGGTCACGGTCACTTCCTTCAGTCTGGTTTGAGACGGGCTCAACTCAATCTTATTGAAGCTGTGGTCTTGGTCTTTATCTGAGATGGTGATCTGGGTCAGTTCTTTGGTGTCATAGCCAATGAAGCTGATGGTGAGTTTGTAAGTGCCGTTGGGGATTTTGTTTAACGTGAAACGGCCTTTCTCATCGGTCACGGTGCCATCCACGGTTTTGCCGGTGGTGGTGTTCACCAACGCGATGGTGGCAAATTCTACCGGCTTGCTGCTGGAAGAATCAGCAACGGTTCCAGTAATCTTACCAGCGCCTTGCAGCGTGGCCATTGCCGGTGCAGCCCCAGTAGGAGCGCCCGCCGGACGGGCAGAGGGAGAAGGGGCCTGGGCCCAAATTGGAGCGGTGGTGGCGCAGCTTAACAGTGTTAAGAGCAGAAATTTTTTCATAGAAAACTTGAAGTGATACTTTCTCCTGAAGCCCGGGTGCGCTACAGCGTATGGGTTTAGCCGGCGTCCTGATTTGCTTTAGTTGGAGCATTAGTAGGCGCTTGTAAAGGATTATTACAGCCTGTTTCAGATAAAAGCTGATTTTAACAAAACGTTAACGTTTGGGCAGGAAAGGCAGATTTGGAAAGATGGGTTTAAACCGTTTAAAGCCGTTTTTGGCGTGTTTTACAGGAATTAGGCTAAAAACGACGTTTGGTTGATTAAAGGAATCACACTACGCTGAAAGGAAGATGGGCTTGTACTCCAAAGACCTCGTGGAGCCCACATGGACGTGCGAATGTCTGTGCCATGGACTGTTGCCATATGTGGATTTTTCCCATTGGGATTTCTCTTCTGTGCGGCGGATGTTCCATCTGTGACTTGCTATTACAGGTGATGCCTTTCCGTTGGCTATCCCCGAGCAATGCCGCTTGCTCCGGTGCCCTTATGCTTCCTTGTTGTATTGTCTCCGCTAAGCGCTCACGGCCGCGAGGCCCCGTCTTCCCGCCTCGCGCTGTACCAGCTTGCCTCTTCTGCGTGGATGCTCCTTTGGAGGTCAAGCTGCTTATGCCTTGTGGTGGCCGCCGTTCTAACCCGAGGCGGCAACCTGCTTAGGCGACTCGCCGGAAAGACTGAAACGGGTGCGTGTAGCTTAGGCCTTTTTAGGTCGCAATTGGAACAGGTGCACTAAGCAGAGGCCTTTGCCAGCCGCAATTGGAACATGTGCCCGTAGTAATGCCTTTACTAAACGCTGATTCCCCCCTTGAGGGGGGCGAAGGGGTGTTAACACAACAGATAAAATCAATCAATAACCAGCAATCCTTCCGTTTTTGGGCTGTTTCCTGAGAAATAGACTAAAAACGGAAGCCTCCTGCAGGCATGTCTGTTAGAATACACTTGCAGGAGGCTTGTTGGTTTTAGAAGAAGAACTGTTAATGATCAGACATAAGCCGGATCACGGTGCCGTCCAGGTCTGGGGTAACTTTGATTTGGCAAGAAAGGCGGCTTCCTTCTCTCAGGTTGGGCAGGTTCTCCAGCATGTATAATTCGTCATCAGAGGCTTCTGGGAGTTCTGGGGCTTGCAGAAGTTCCACGTGGCAGGTGGCGCAGAGGGCCATGCCGCCGCAAGTGGCTAGAATGTCAAACTCGTTGGCCTTTAACACTTCCATCAGGCTTAGGCCCATGTCTGTGGGGCGGGAACGGCAATGCGCTCACCGGCGGCATTCTCTACGTAAACGGTTATCTCGTCTTGCATGGCATTACATGGTTGGCACCCCGTTCACGGTAGTGTATTTGAGAACAAATTTCTTGTCTGGGTAAACAATGGAGTAGGCACTCTGGGCCATTAGGGCGGCTTCATGGAAACCACATAAAATCAACTTCAGCTTGCCGGGGTAGGTGTTAATGTCGCCAATGGCGTACACGCCCGGAATGTTGGTGCTGTAGTCTACGGTATTCACCACAATAGCCGATTTTTCCAGTTCCAGGCCCCAGTTTTCTAACGGTCCCAACTTAGGCACCAATCCGAAGAGCGGGATAAAGTAGTCTGCTTCTACCTGGTAGCCGTCGGCGCCGTCTGGCGAGATGGTCACAGATTCTAACTGGCCGTTGCCGTGCACCTGGGTCACGTTAGACTTCAAGAGTAGTTTCATGTGGCCTTCCTCTGCCAGGCTAGACACCTTGGCCGCCGATTCTGGGGCGCCTCTGAAGGTGGTTCCGCGGTGCACCAAGGTCAGTTCTTTGGCTACGTCTGCCAGGTAAATGGCCCAGTCCAGGGCAGAGTCTCCGCCGCCGGCCAGCACAATGCGCTTGTCTCTGAAGAACTCTGGGTCTTTGACCATGTAGGCCACGCCTTTGCCGCCTTCAAAGTTCTCCAGGTTCTCAATGGCCGGCTTGCGCGGCTCAAACGAACCCAGTCCACCGGCAATCACCACCACTTTGCAGGTGATTTCAGTTTTATCTGTAGTAATCAGTTTGAAAGAGCCGTCCTCTAGTTTTTCAATCTCCTCTACACGCTCGCCTAACGTGAAAGTGGGGTGGAAAGGCTCAATCTGCTGCATCAGGTTTTGCACCAGATCGCCGGCCAATACCATGGGATAGCCGGGGATGTCATAGATGGGCTTTTTAGGGTAGATTTCAGAGAGCTGGCCGCCCACCTGCGGAAGCGCGTCAACCACGTGGCATTTCATTTTGAGAAGGCCGGCTTCAAACACGGCGAACAATCCCACCGGGCCCGCCCCGATGATGCAAATATCAGTACTTATAGTTGACATGAGTGAGGTATATGGGTATAAAGGCAAGACTTTTACATCATTGCCGTTCTTAAACAGTGCCACCGTTTTCCCTTTTTTGGGTTTTGCGGTTTGCGCCTGCAAAGTAACATCAAAAAAGGCGAAAGTGTTCTGCCAGATTCTATCTTGGTGGTTGCCTCTCTTATATTAAATTGTAATTTTAGCGCTTTAACCTCTCTACCATGCTTGATTTTATCACCTGGGATGTGAACCCCAACCTTTTCTCATTAGGGCCTTTGACGGTGCGTTGGTACGGTCTGCTGTTTGCCATGGCCTTTGTGCTCACTCAACCCATTGAGAAATACATCTATAAAAAAGACGGCCGCTCTGAAGAAGACGTAGACGTGCTCACCTTGTACATGGTCATTGGCACCGTGATTGGCGCGCGCCTGGGCCACTGTCTTTTCTATGACCCGGTGTATTACCTCTCTAACCCCATTGAGATTTTCAAGATCTGGGAGGGAGGATTGGCCAGCCACGGCGGTACCATTGGTATTCTGGTGTCTCTGTACCTGTTCAGCCGCAAATACAAGTTTGATTACCTATGGGTGCTGGATAGAATTGTGATTGTGGTGGCCGTGGGCGGAGCGTGTATAAGGTTAGGCAACCTCATGAACTCTGAGATCATTGGCAAACCCGCCGACCTGCCTTGGGCCTTTAAGTTTGTGCGCAACACTGAACTGTTCAACGGTGTGCCGGCCTACATAGACCCGCGCCATCCTACGCAGTTGTATGAAAGCCTTTTCTGCGTGTTCCTGTTCATCTTACTTTATACGCTTTGGAAGAAAGGGGCCGGTAAAATGCGCGGATTGTTGTTTGGCCTGTTTGTGACGCTGTTGTTCACGTTCCGGTTTCTGGTAGAATTCCTGAAGGAAAACCAGGAGGCCTTTGAAGACGAGCTGGCCTTGAACATGGGCCAATGGCTGAGCATCCCGCTGATTTTGATTGGCATAGTGGTGCTCATCTACGCACTTCGTCAGCCCAGACAACCACAGCAAATGGTTAGCTAGCAGGTGTTTTTTGCCTGATTCTTAGAAAATAGCCTAAAAACGGTTCGGTCTCTGGAAGTAGATTTCCGGAGGCCGAACCGTTTTTAATTTGGGACAGTTTTTATAATGCGTATTGAAACAGATCGCCTTCTTCATTGCTCATGACCAGCGTCTTGTTGTCTTTGAAGAGAATGGCCTCAGACTTGCCGGCCTTGGGCAAGGTAATAATCTGCGGTTTCTGGCTGAAGAATTGGTTAGAACCTTTTTTGATGGGATACAGGTAGAGCTTGCCATACGTGAGGACGGCCATTTTGGAGCCATCTGGGCTTACATCTGCGGAGGTAACCTCGCCGGATATCTGGGTTTTGCTTACCAACTTGGCGGTATGCGTGCCAGCCTGGTCTGAGAGTTCGTAGAGTTTGGAAGTGCGTTTCTGGCCTCGGTCCTTGGAAAGCAGGTACAGTTTGTTGTTGTGCCAGAAGAAGCCTTCGCAGTCAAAGTTGCGCAGTTCCTTTTCTACTTTGCCCGTGGGCTGGTCCTGATACCTAAACTTGATGGTCTGCACCTTGAAGCCCTGCTTGGGCGCCACCTTGTAAATTTTCAGGTCCTGGCGCTCGTTCTTGTTGTTGCCCACGTCCCCAATGTACAGGTAGCCTTTGTTGTCCTGGGCAAGGTCTTCCCAGTCATTGTTGCTCACGTCCTGAATCTGGGTCTGGCTCAGGAGTTTGCCTTGCTCATTGACTTTATAGAGAATGGGCAGGTTGCCGGCATCATTGTGGGTCCAGTACTGTCCCGGTGAACCGGCCATCTCCAACCCAGAACTTTCCACAATTTCACCTGGCAATTTGGCTAGCAATTCCAGACTACCCAACGCGACAGGAATGGAGGTGTAACTGCTCAGGGCAGAGGCAAGGGGGAAGGCGGCGCAAGCCAATAAAAGCAACGGAGGAAATCGTTTCATTGGTGAACTGTTAGGTTAGTCTCTTGTATAAAATCCCGAATGCAGGAAATAGTGTAAACGAAGCGAAAACCCAGAAGTTGAGAAAAATATAGTCTAGAAAGTGATTTAATCCCTCAACAGCAAATTCAAAGAGATAAGAATTAGCCAGTGCCTTACTTGAGAAGACTGCTTCGTTTTTAGGCTATTTTGTGGGATTTAAGCCGAAAACAGGCTCGGTGCTTTAAGCTTTCAGGATAGGTTTTTCATGAATTGCCAAAGCTAGGCGCTACTCTGCTTTTTGGTGAAAACACACAATAAGGAAATGGTTTT
The nucleotide sequence above comes from Nibribacter ruber. Encoded proteins:
- a CDS encoding 2Fe-2S iron-sulfur cluster-binding protein, whose protein sequence is MEVLKANEFDILATCGGMALCATCHVELLQAPELPEASDDELYMLENLPNLREGSRLSCQIKVTPDLDGTVIRLMSDH
- a CDS encoding NAD(P)/FAD-dependent oxidoreductase, whose protein sequence is MSTISTDICIIGAGPVGLFAVFEAGLLKMKCHVVDALPQVGGQLSEIYPKKPIYDIPGYPMVLAGDLVQNLMQQIEPFHPTFTLGERVEEIEKLEDGSFKLITTDKTEITCKVVVIAGGLGSFEPRKPAIENLENFEGGKGVAYMVKDPEFFRDKRIVLAGGGDSALDWAIYLADVAKELTLVHRGTTFRGAPESAAKVSSLAEEGHMKLLLKSNVTQVHGNGQLESVTISPDGADGYQVEADYFIPLFGLVPKLGPLENWGLELEKSAIVVNTVDYSTNIPGVYAIGDINTYPGKLKLILCGFHEAALMAQSAYSIVYPDKKFVLKYTTVNGVPTM
- the lgt gene encoding prolipoprotein diacylglyceryl transferase gives rise to the protein MLDFITWDVNPNLFSLGPLTVRWYGLLFAMAFVLTQPIEKYIYKKDGRSEEDVDVLTLYMVIGTVIGARLGHCLFYDPVYYLSNPIEIFKIWEGGLASHGGTIGILVSLYLFSRKYKFDYLWVLDRIVIVVAVGGACIRLGNLMNSEIIGKPADLPWAFKFVRNTELFNGVPAYIDPRHPTQLYESLFCVFLFILLYTLWKKGAGKMRGLLFGLFVTLLFTFRFLVEFLKENQEAFEDELALNMGQWLSIPLILIGIVVLIYALRQPRQPQQMVS